The DNA sequence GGTAAATATTTTAGCAAAAAAAATTTCACAAATGGTAAATGGCACTAAGGTTATTTTAACAACTGGCGAGGGGGGGCGACCTAAGAATGACAGGAAAACAATTGCCCGTACGTTTATTGGCCTGGGAATAAACTCCAATATTGCAGGAGTACTGGTTATCGGCTTACAAAAAGGCTATGGCTACCCGGAATTACATGAAGATATTTTAACTGAGCAGATAAAAACGGAAACTGGTAAACCCGTTCGTACCCTTATTGTAAGTGATTCAGGCGGTTTTTATAGTGCTTTGGGTGAAGGCATACGTGTTGCGCGGGAGCTTGTGAATGAAGCTACGAATATACGAAGGGTGCCATGTGCATTAAGCAACTTAAAAATTGGTATTAAATGTGGCATGTCTGATCCTACATCTGGCATTGTGGGGAATCCGGTTGTTGGCAAGGTTTTAGATATAATAGTTGCGGCTGGGGGGATGGGCTTTTTTTCCGAAACAACGGAATTGATTGGTGCCGAGGAAATAGTTGCTAAGCGAGGTGTGAATTCGGAAGTTGAAAAGGCGATTCTTCGGGTGGTTCATGTAACGGAGGAGAAAGCCAAGGCAACGGGTGAAGATATTCGAAGTATTAATCCGATTCCGGCTAATATCGCTGCCGGAATTACTACATTGGAAGAAAAATCAATTGGGGCTATAGCCAAATCAGGTTCTATGGCAATTGAGGGAGTACTTAATTATGCAGAAAGGCCTGTGAAACCAGGATTGTATTATATGGATTCTTGGATGTCTTCTTTATCGTTGCCACTTGGTTATGCTGCGGCGGGAGTTCATTTATTTATCTATCAGATGGGCGGCGGCGGAATGCCTGCTTATTCTCCTATGCCGGCAATTAACAGTGGTATTATTAGTCCGCTGATGTATGTTACCGGAAACAGGCAAACGTATAGGCAAAATAGCGATAGTATGGATTTTGATTCTTCTGCAGTTATGGAAGGAAAACAGTCTATTAATGAAATGGCTGAGAGGATGCTTGACCGTATTCTGGAAATTGCTTCCGGCTCATGGACAAAAATGGAAAGCTGGAATTATAATGATCCAACTGAAATCCTATTACAAGGACCTTGTTTTTAATTAGGTTGTTTTTAGAATGCCCCGCTGAACCTGTATGAACGTCTAAAACGAGGGTGTTGTATAAAAACTTTTATATAAATTATATGCTCTAAATTAACAAGGAGGTATAACAAATGATTAGTCATGGTAAGTGTGCCCAATGTAAGCTTAAAAATCGGATTTGCCAACGAATGGATGGTAATAGTCCAGCTTTTTGTTCCACTTGTCTATATGCTGATGTTATTCAAGAAGCCGAGGACGAATACAATATTGCCGAAATTAATAAATTTGCCTGTGAGGCAGCCGAACAGGAGGCAACATGTTATATCGACCGCAAAGCTAGTCCGGGCTATTTATATCCAGTGAAACCGCGTGTTCAGGAAATTATCGAGTTTGCGCGAAGAATGGAATATCGTAAATTAGGAGTAGCGT is a window from the Veillonellales bacterium genome containing:
- a CDS encoding UxaA family hydrolase gives rise to the protein MKTFLGYPRPNGSFGIRNWVLIIPAQREVNILAKKISQMVNGTKVILTTGEGGRPKNDRKTIARTFIGLGINSNIAGVLVIGLQKGYGYPELHEDILTEQIKTETGKPVRTLIVSDSGGFYSALGEGIRVARELVNEATNIRRVPCALSNLKIGIKCGMSDPTSGIVGNPVVGKVLDIIVAAGGMGFFSETTELIGAEEIVAKRGVNSEVEKAILRVVHVTEEKAKATGEDIRSINPIPANIAAGITTLEEKSIGAIAKSGSMAIEGVLNYAERPVKPGLYYMDSWMSSLSLPLGYAAAGVHLFIYQMGGGGMPAYSPMPAINSGIISPLMYVTGNRQTYRQNSDSMDFDSSAVMEGKQSINEMAERMLDRILEIASGSWTKMESWNYNDPTEILLQGPCF